A genomic region of Marinobacter sp. NP-4(2019) contains the following coding sequences:
- a CDS encoding acetoacetate decarboxylase (ADC) has translation MKVRHIALTAGVILGSMMPAAWAVGPATDEQGHSTVIDIAGHDVPVVKEGLYDRFRSNPPLSVIEEESPDTDLSWFKTLEKTKVNIGFESYSPNFYYENSKVTAIYTADLDRLRELMPDEVLEQVEPLQVWPGRGLVALTAYAYHYCDNDSYNEISLAIVTNKPGDSNLGPISLISQSMSKDFWGYVLKLPVDTELARVRGVVGYNLPKWLTGIQYRENAESLTFEVMDQETGELDFVLETAKLDDVSEEPSLVTNSFTNIDQEGELTYGYAVSRQLSYASSMSDDTVNLTLGDGGFSRYIKSLDLGEMVRYDYVPDFQSALYAPESLASLIKE, from the coding sequence ATGAAGGTAAGACATATTGCACTAACAGCAGGTGTCATCCTGGGCTCAATGATGCCCGCGGCATGGGCAGTCGGCCCCGCAACCGACGAACAAGGGCACAGCACAGTGATCGATATCGCCGGCCACGATGTGCCTGTAGTGAAAGAAGGGCTGTATGACCGTTTTCGCTCCAACCCGCCTTTGTCCGTGATCGAGGAAGAATCCCCTGACACCGATTTGAGCTGGTTCAAGACCCTGGAGAAAACGAAAGTGAACATCGGGTTTGAGTCGTATTCGCCGAACTTTTACTACGAGAACAGCAAGGTAACGGCCATCTATACAGCGGATCTGGACCGGTTAAGGGAGTTAATGCCCGACGAGGTGCTGGAGCAGGTAGAGCCACTTCAGGTATGGCCGGGTCGCGGGCTGGTTGCCTTGACCGCCTATGCGTATCACTACTGTGATAACGACAGCTATAACGAGATCTCGCTGGCGATTGTCACCAACAAACCGGGCGACTCGAACCTGGGGCCGATCAGTCTGATCAGTCAGTCCATGTCGAAGGATTTCTGGGGCTATGTTCTCAAACTTCCGGTCGACACCGAGCTGGCGCGAGTCAGGGGCGTGGTGGGCTACAATCTGCCCAAATGGCTCACAGGGATTCAGTACCGCGAGAACGCCGAGTCACTGACCTTCGAAGTCATGGACCAGGAAACCGGTGAGCTGGACTTTGTGCTGGAAACGGCCAAGCTTGACGATGTGTCCGAGGAGCCGTCCCTGGTGACCAACAGCTTCACCAATATCGATCAGGAAGGCGAATTGACCTATGGCTATGCCGTGTCACGCCAACTCAGCTACGCGTCCAGCATGAGCGACGATACCGTCAATCTGACCCTGGGGGACGGCGGTTTCTCCCGCTATATCAAGTCGCTGGATCTGGGGGAAATGGTGCGTTATGACTACGTGCCGGACTTCCAAAGCGCCTTGTACGCGCCTGAATCTCTGGCTTCCTTGATAAAGGAATAA
- a CDS encoding NAD-dependent epimerase/dehydratase family protein has translation MQTILGASGQIGRELARSLKRDFTSDIRVVSRKPEKINDTDELVSADLMDASQTLQAVEGSEIVYMTAGLPIDSQIWVERWPVMMLNVIDACEAHSARLVYFDNTYMYPQTSQPQLEDAPFTPNGPKGQARAEITRMLLDSMAQDRVEAVICRAPEFYGPGKTQSITNTTVIDNLLAGKPAKVFLRDDTLRTLIFTPDASRAMALLGNTPDAYGQTWHLPCDDNRLTYRQFVELAAEIFGVNANYKVLKHWQLWLASRANKTIRETEELLPRYKADNLFVSDKFKSRFPDFRVTTYREGLTTIRDEQTGR, from the coding sequence ATGCAAACAATATTGGGTGCAAGCGGGCAGATCGGGCGCGAACTGGCCCGGAGCCTGAAGCGGGATTTCACCAGCGACATACGCGTGGTGAGCCGCAAACCCGAGAAGATCAATGACACTGACGAGCTGGTCAGCGCAGACCTCATGGATGCCTCGCAGACCCTGCAAGCGGTGGAAGGCTCGGAGATCGTCTACATGACCGCGGGCCTGCCCATCGACAGCCAGATATGGGTGGAGCGCTGGCCCGTCATGATGCTAAATGTCATCGATGCCTGTGAGGCCCACAGCGCCAGGTTGGTGTATTTCGACAACACCTATATGTATCCTCAGACCAGTCAGCCTCAACTCGAAGATGCGCCCTTCACTCCCAACGGGCCCAAAGGCCAGGCCCGCGCTGAGATAACCCGGATGCTGCTGGATTCCATGGCGCAAGATCGTGTCGAGGCGGTGATTTGCCGGGCTCCGGAATTTTACGGGCCGGGAAAGACGCAAAGCATTACCAATACCACGGTGATCGACAATCTGCTTGCCGGAAAGCCGGCAAAGGTCTTTCTGCGTGACGATACCCTGAGAACCCTGATTTTTACGCCGGACGCCAGCCGTGCCATGGCCCTGCTCGGTAACACGCCGGATGCCTATGGGCAGACCTGGCATTTACCCTGCGACGATAACCGCCTCACGTACCGGCAATTCGTTGAACTGGCAGCGGAGATATTCGGCGTGAATGCCAACTACAAGGTGTTGAAGCACTGGCAACTCTGGCTGGCCTCACGGGCCAACAAAACGATTCGGGAAACCGAGGAACTGCTGCCCCGCTACAAGGCGGACAACCTCTTCGTTTCGGACAAGTTCAAATCCCGGTTTCCGGATTTCAGGGTCACGACCTATCGTGAGGGGCTGACTACGATTCGGGATGAGCAGACAGGCCGTTAA
- a CDS encoding MerR family transcriptional regulator, protein MRIGELAERTGLAPSRIRFYERIGLLKTVRRKANGYRTYPPEAVTMLKLITTAQQAGFSLDELTALLPADLADWDHGSLLTTLRQKIRDIEEIQERLAQSKAQLVEVLAEVEAKPDDMDCATNAKRVLSQFGMGNS, encoded by the coding sequence TTGAGAATTGGTGAATTGGCCGAACGCACAGGCCTTGCCCCGTCCCGAATCCGTTTCTACGAGCGAATCGGCCTACTGAAAACGGTTCGTCGTAAAGCCAACGGTTATCGAACCTATCCCCCTGAAGCGGTGACGATGCTCAAACTGATCACCACCGCACAGCAGGCGGGTTTCAGTCTTGATGAGCTTACCGCGCTATTGCCTGCTGATCTGGCTGACTGGGATCACGGTTCGTTGCTCACTACGCTTCGCCAGAAGATCCGTGACATCGAGGAAATTCAGGAAAGGCTTGCACAAAGCAAAGCGCAGCTCGTGGAAGTCCTGGCTGAGGTTGAGGCAAAGCCAGATGACATGGACTGTGCCACCAACGCCAAGCGCGTTTTGTCGCAGTTTGGAATGGGCAACTCATAA
- a CDS encoding rhodanese-like domain-containing protein produces the protein MKSISRDDLKQMNETEHEDFVLINVLPRDAFNREHIRTSINIPVEEPSFLEQVEAVAGSKDRKIVVYCANFECDASPKAARKLEDAGFTEVYDYEGGTEDWFNQKRAA, from the coding sequence ATGAAGAGCATTAGCCGTGACGACCTCAAACAAATGAACGAGACTGAGCACGAAGATTTTGTGCTCATCAACGTCCTGCCGAGGGATGCCTTCAACCGAGAACATATCCGCACATCCATCAATATTCCGGTGGAGGAGCCATCCTTTCTGGAACAGGTAGAGGCAGTTGCTGGCAGTAAGGATCGGAAAATAGTCGTCTACTGCGCGAATTTCGAATGTGATGCTTCTCCCAAGGCTGCCAGGAAGCTGGAAGATGCCGGTTTTACGGAAGTCTACGATTATGAAGGCGGCACCGAGGACTGGTTCAACCAGAAACGCGCCGCTTGA
- a CDS encoding protein adenylyltransferase SelO — MIERRHRETPTTVATLDDLAPLADYSFMDTLNCDPEGKANGADHAPRQVFSGHYVPVKPTPIENPEYVAHGKSLFRELGFDDGMAQSNDFLRMFSGDLSRVPEPLRNVGWACGYALSIYGTEFYQQCPFQTGNGYGDGRAISVLEAVINGQRWEMQLKGAGRTPYCRGADGRAVLRSSVREFLAQEHMHALGVPTSRSLSLYVSKTEQVRRPWYSEGSRSIDPDILISEPVAISTRVAPSFIRVGQLELFSRRARKQEHPQAMEELEKLVLHLIDREYGDVIDQSLATAEKVVLLAREFRSRLTSLVANWIRVGYCQGNFNSDNCAAGGFTLDYGPFGFCDVFDPQYQPWTGGGHHFAFLNQPAAAERNFHSFCLAVRPLLAGHPDYMRQLDEIQSEFPNVMQDQMEQMWAAKLGLDAFDANLFSELATLMMQTPVDYTMFFRELSCLPDDIKPLKKSFYKGPTYAADPEGLDKRWSAWLTKWQSLTRPASREELSSQMKRVNPKYSLKEWFVVPAYQQAAAGNYALLRELQDVMTQPYAEQSEDVEKKYYRLKPLELFEMGGLSHYSCSS; from the coding sequence ATGATAGAGCGACGTCACCGGGAAACGCCCACAACGGTCGCGACCCTCGACGATCTCGCACCGTTGGCAGACTATTCATTCATGGACACGCTCAACTGCGATCCCGAGGGGAAAGCAAACGGAGCTGACCACGCCCCTCGGCAAGTGTTCTCGGGTCACTATGTTCCGGTCAAACCCACGCCAATCGAAAACCCAGAATACGTCGCGCATGGGAAAAGCCTGTTTCGCGAACTGGGTTTCGACGACGGCATGGCCCAGTCCAACGACTTTCTCCGCATGTTCTCCGGTGACTTATCCCGGGTTCCGGAGCCTCTGCGCAACGTGGGGTGGGCGTGTGGCTATGCACTTTCTATCTACGGCACCGAATTCTACCAGCAATGCCCGTTCCAGACCGGCAATGGCTACGGCGACGGTCGCGCTATTTCGGTGCTCGAGGCTGTCATCAACGGACAACGCTGGGAAATGCAGTTGAAAGGGGCAGGGCGCACACCTTACTGCCGCGGCGCGGACGGCCGGGCCGTTTTGCGCTCCAGTGTTCGGGAGTTCCTGGCCCAGGAGCACATGCATGCGCTCGGTGTACCTACGTCACGGTCTCTGAGCCTGTACGTGTCAAAGACCGAGCAAGTCAGGCGCCCGTGGTATTCGGAGGGCTCACGCTCAATAGATCCGGATATCCTTATATCCGAGCCCGTTGCCATCTCGACACGTGTTGCGCCGTCGTTCATTCGGGTAGGGCAGCTCGAGCTCTTTAGTCGTCGTGCTCGCAAGCAGGAACACCCGCAGGCGATGGAGGAGCTCGAGAAGCTCGTCTTGCACCTGATTGATCGTGAGTACGGTGACGTGATCGACCAGTCACTGGCCACTGCCGAAAAAGTCGTGTTGCTTGCACGTGAGTTCCGCAGCCGACTAACGTCGCTTGTGGCGAACTGGATCCGTGTTGGCTACTGCCAGGGTAACTTCAACAGCGACAACTGTGCGGCGGGCGGCTTCACGCTCGACTATGGACCGTTCGGATTCTGCGATGTATTTGATCCGCAGTACCAACCATGGACGGGTGGCGGGCATCACTTTGCGTTCCTCAACCAACCAGCAGCGGCCGAACGCAACTTCCACTCGTTTTGTTTGGCGGTGCGGCCTTTGTTGGCAGGGCATCCGGACTACATGCGGCAGCTCGATGAGATTCAAAGTGAATTCCCGAACGTAATGCAAGACCAAATGGAGCAGATGTGGGCGGCAAAACTCGGACTTGATGCTTTTGACGCGAACTTGTTCAGCGAGCTGGCAACGCTGATGATGCAAACGCCCGTGGATTACACCATGTTCTTCCGGGAACTCTCGTGCTTGCCAGATGACATCAAGCCACTCAAGAAGAGCTTCTACAAGGGCCCGACCTATGCTGCAGACCCTGAAGGGCTGGACAAGCGCTGGTCAGCGTGGCTCACAAAGTGGCAATCGCTCACTCGACCTGCCTCGCGTGAGGAGCTTTCCAGTCAGATGAAGCGCGTTAACCCGAAGTACAGTTTGAAGGAGTGGTTCGTTGTGCCTGCTTATCAGCAAGCGGCAGCGGGTAACTACGCTTTGCTGCGAGAACTGCAGGACGTGATGACGCAGCCATACGCCGAACAATCGGAGGACGTAGAGAAGAAATACTACAGGCTGAAGCCACTGGAGCTCTTTGAGATGGGTGGACTGTCACACTATAGCTGCTCGTCGTGA
- a CDS encoding ACT domain-containing protein has translation MMRTEFLQELIKQLSPKLDSTTYVYCTVPKAKYGELEHLKPIVSIAELEGLTLVIPLEQAEAEGLDYYRIFRRITLEGHSSLEALGLTSVVTSLLAERGITTNVIAGFYHDHMFVPNDRTDEAIKALRELASNPGGE, from the coding sequence ATGATGCGAACAGAGTTTCTCCAGGAATTGATCAAGCAACTCTCGCCGAAACTGGATTCGACGACCTATGTCTACTGCACGGTGCCCAAGGCAAAGTATGGCGAATTGGAGCACCTCAAGCCGATTGTCAGCATTGCCGAACTAGAAGGTCTTACCCTGGTTATTCCTCTCGAGCAGGCGGAAGCCGAGGGCCTCGACTACTACCGAATCTTCCGCCGCATCACTCTCGAAGGCCACTCCAGCCTTGAAGCCCTGGGGCTCACATCTGTAGTAACGAGCCTGCTGGCCGAACGGGGCATTACCACCAATGTCATCGCAGGGTTCTATCACGACCATATGTTCGTACCCAACGATCGCACCGATGAGGCCATCAAAGCACTGAGGGAACTAGCCAGTAACCCAGGTGGCGAGTAG
- a CDS encoding NADPH-dependent FMN reductase, giving the protein MPIKIATICGSVRPGNYTSMALNLALDELAKYPDVEVTPTYLEHLDLPLPGLPAKNPDAIEQFQNTVKDSTAVLLASPEYHGGISSPMKLAIDNLGFPSMLANKPVSLLGVAAGVIGAIKSTEQLRAICAHVGAIPLPAVVSVAKVQQIFDPDGACLDADMEKLIRSSATNLIEYVKDTVCAKVSLEEVLRQMGERHE; this is encoded by the coding sequence ATGCCCATCAAGATTGCAACTATCTGCGGCAGTGTCCGCCCAGGCAACTATACATCAATGGCGTTAAATCTGGCCCTGGACGAATTGGCCAAATACCCGGATGTGGAAGTGACACCAACCTACCTGGAGCACCTGGATTTGCCGTTGCCAGGGCTGCCTGCGAAAAATCCCGATGCCATCGAACAGTTCCAGAACACAGTAAAGGATTCCACGGCTGTGCTGCTGGCCTCGCCGGAGTATCACGGGGGAATCAGTAGCCCAATGAAGCTGGCAATTGATAATCTGGGCTTCCCAAGTATGTTGGCAAACAAGCCTGTTTCGTTGTTGGGCGTGGCCGCCGGAGTGATCGGCGCGATCAAATCCACAGAGCAGTTGAGGGCCATCTGTGCGCATGTGGGTGCCATTCCGTTGCCAGCCGTGGTTTCGGTTGCCAAGGTTCAGCAGATTTTTGATCCCGACGGCGCTTGCCTGGATGCGGATATGGAAAAGCTGATCCGAAGCTCCGCGACCAACTTGATAGAGTACGTAAAGGATACGGTGTGTGCGAAAGTCAGCCTGGAAGAAGTCCTCCGACAGATGGGAGAGCGCCACGAGTGA